The Xiphias gladius isolate SHS-SW01 ecotype Sanya breed wild chromosome 7, ASM1685928v1, whole genome shotgun sequence genome window below encodes:
- the LOC120791867 gene encoding claudin-4-like encodes MASMGMQMAGCLLALLGWIGVIVVCAAPMWRVSAFIGSSIVTSQIIWEGIWMSCVVQSTGQMQCKVYDSMLALSTDLQGARALVVVSIITGIVGLLIAFVGGKCTNFIPEQRAKARASVAAGVVLIISGLLCLIPVSWTAGVIIRDFYNPLQVDAQKRELGASLYIGWAAGALLFLGGGLLCAHCPPKEDKAPSVKYLLNKSGGNSKEDSLRSFSPTKTYI; translated from the coding sequence ATGGCTTCCATGGGGATGCAGATGGCAGGCTGCCTTCTGGCCCTTTTGGGCTGGATCGGAGTGATCGTTGTCTGCGCCGCACCCATGTGGCGGGTCTCTGCCTTCATTGGCAGCAGCATAGTGACATCGCAGATCATATGGGAGGGCATCTGGATGAGCTGCGTAGTCCAGAGTACAGGCCAGATGCAGTGTAAGGTGTACGACTCCATGTTGGCTCTGAGTACAGACCTCCAGGGGGCCCGTGCTCTGGTGGTGGTCTCCATCATCACAGGCATCGTGGGGCTCCTCATAGCTTTCGTGGGTGGAAAGTGCACCAACTTCATTCCAGAGCAGAGGGCCAAGGCGAGGGCTTCGGTGGCAGCGGGAGTGGTGCTGATCATCAGTGGATTGCTCTGCCTTATCCCTGTTTCCTGGACTGCCGGCGTTATCATAAGGGACTTCTACAACCCTCTGCAAGTAGATGCCCAGAAAAGAGAGCTCGGGGCCTCTCTTTACATCGGCTGGGCGGCCGGGGCACTGCTGTTCTTGGGAGGGGGGCTTCTGTGTGCACACTGTCCCCCCAAGGAAGATAAGGCCCCCTCTGTGAAGTACCTCCTAAACAAGTCCGGAGGAAACAGCAAAGAGGATTCATTAAGATCTTTTTCACCAACAAAGACGTATATTTGA
- the cldnj gene encoding claudin j, protein MALQELGISLSMMGVAGTILICALPMWKVTAFIGTHLVVMQVFWEGLWMTCVSEYTGQLQCKLYDALLDLSPDLQAARGLICISLVLGCLGFLIFLLGARCTNCLSHPRIKARVVLSSGAIFCLSSLTTLVAVSWTANSIISDFHDPRVPEVLKRELGAAIYIGFVTSGLLFCGGAVLCTSCPPQRARFPSSGYTRGRTPTHSSYAIKNYV, encoded by the coding sequence ATGGCTCTACAGGAGCTGGGCATCAGCCTATCCATGATGGGTGTTGCCGGGACCATCCTGATCTGCGCTCTGCCCATGTGGAAGGTGACAGCATTCATCGGCACCCATCTGGTGGTCATGCAGGTGTTCTGGGAAGGCCTGTGGATGACCTGTGTCAGTGAGTACACGGGTCAGCTGCAGTGCAAGCTTTACGACGCCCTGCTGGACCTGTCGCCGGACCTCCAGGCAGCGCGCGGCCTCATCTGCATCAGCCTGGTCCTGGGATGTTTGGGattcctcatcttcctcctggGAGCACGCTGCACCAACTGCCTGAGCCACCCGCGGATTAAGGCCCGGGTGGTGCTGAGCTCTGGGGCCATCTTCTGCCTGTCGTCCCTCACCACTTTAGTTGCTGTTTCCTGGACGGCCAACTCCATCATCAGTGACTTCCACGACCCCCGCGTCCCTGAGGTGCTGAAGAGAGAGCTCGGAGCAGCCATATATATAGGCTTTGTGACCTCTGGGTTGCTGTTCTGTGGTGGAGCCGTTCTGTGCACAAGCTGCCCACCACAGAGGGCCAGGTTCCCCTCCAGTGGGTACACACGGGGCAGGACCCCCACACACAGCAGCTATGCCATCAAGAACTATGTCTGA
- the LOC120791880 gene encoding claudin-4-like, with the protein MERQLELAALGLALAGWLCAILTRCLALWRVSGTLDNTTATLPAYWDGVWLEWDHWDLAHDGSLHCSFYQSLLSLSGSFRTWRALIMAAIGAGAFAAVIGAVGSVWFPKRGQIKVFSGSLFVLSGILLLVPTAWTCHHSSQPLEGVVLLRRDWGPALYLGWISFALMLAGGVFLTTRYPTSERQPQQPEESRYPNLEGDHPLSRINRTTFTHSQYGRRSEPI; encoded by the coding sequence ATGGAGCGGCAGCTGGAGCTCGCAGCCCTGGGTCTGGCCCTCGCAGGGTGGCTTTGTGCCATTCTGACACGCTGTTTGGCCCTGTGGAGGGTGAGCGGCACCTTGGACAACACCACGGCTACTCTGCCGGCCTACTGGGACGGGGTGTGGCTGGAATGGGATCACTGGGACTTGGCCCACGATGGCAGCCTGCACTGCTCCTTCTACCAatctctcctgtctctttctggAAGTTTTCGGACATGGAGAGCCCTCATCATGGCGGCCATCGGAGCTGGGGCTTTTGCGGCGGTGATTGGTGCAGTGGGGTCAGTGTGGTTCCCTAAGCGTGGCCAGATCAAAGTGTTTTCTGGTagtctctttgttttgtctgggATCCTACTGCTGGTGCCCACAGCATGGACATGCCATCACAGCAGTCAGCCACTGGAGGGTGTCGTGCTCCTGAGGAGAGATTGGGGACCTGCACTCTACCTTGGATGGATCTCCTTTGCTTTGATGCTGGCCGGAGGGGTGTTTCTCACCACCCGATATCCCACTAGTGAGAGGCAACCGCAGCAGCCCGAAGAGAGCAGGTACCCAAATCTAGAGGGTGATCACCCACTGAGCAGGATCAACAGGACTACTTTCACACACAGCCAGTATGGGCGCAGATCAGAGCCTATCTGA
- the sbds gene encoding ribosome maturation protein SBDS encodes MSIFTPTNQIRLTNVAVVRMKKGGKRFEIACYKNKVVSWRSGAEKDLDEVLQTHSVFVNVSKGQVAKKDDMTKAFGTDDLTEICKQILAKGELQVSDRERQSQLETMFRDIATIVAEKCVNPETKRPYTVSLIERAMKDIHYSVKANKSTKQQALEVIRQLKETMEIQRAHMRLRLVLPAKEAKRLKEKLKPLLQVVESEDFDEELEMVCLVDPGCFREIDELVRCETKGRGSLEVLSLRDVEEGDEKL; translated from the exons atgtctatATTTACGCCGACAAATCAAATCCGGCTGACGAATGTGGCGGTGGTGAGGATGAAGAAAGGAGGGAAGCGGTTTGAAATCGCCTGCTACAAGAATAAAGTTGTGAGCTGGAGATCGGGAGC AGAGAAAGACCTGGATGAGGTTTTGCAGACACACTCTGTTTTCGTTAACGTGTCCAAGGGTCAGGTGGCAAAGAAGGATGATATGACCAAAGCTTTTGGGACCGATGATCTGACAGAAATCTGTAAACAG ATCCTGGCCAAAGGAGAGCTCCAAGTGTCGGACAGGGAGAGGCAGAGTCAGCTGGAGACCATGTTCAGGGACATTGCAACTATTGTGGCAGAGAAGTGTGTCAACCCCGAGACCAAGAGGCCATACACGGTCAGTCTCATTGAGCGGGCGATGAAGGACATCCACTACTCTGTCAAGGCCAATAAGAGCACGAAGCAGCAG GCTCTGGAGGTGATCCGGCAGCTGAAGGAGACCATGGAGATCCAGAGAGCCCACATGAGGCTGCGGTTGGTGCTGCCAGCCAAGGAGGCCAAGAGGCTGAAGGAGAAGCTGAAGCCGCTCCTGCAGGTCGTGGAGAGTGAGGACTTTGACGAGGAGCTGGAGATG GTGTGTCTGGTGGACCCCGGCTGCTTCAGGGAGATTGACGAGCTGGTCCGCTGTGAGACTAAGGGCCGGGGCTCCCTGGAGGTTCTTTCTCTGAGGGAtgtggaggagggagatgagaaACTATAG